A genomic segment from Aegilops tauschii subsp. strangulata cultivar AL8/78 chromosome 1, Aet v6.0, whole genome shotgun sequence encodes:
- the LOC109766636 gene encoding uncharacterized protein, translated as MGKKKDHYEVLGVPKAATAGDINEAYHKRTALKRKAAERGFDRLTTAHKVLSDPLRRPLYDVHLRAEEKLMGKAPPPAASTGVALGRVVRTCRKSAALGREVAVAGTGGRQNTDRTCGGAKRAGLRSSTGKAGRNGKRSRCLTDGGTYAGLGGATGAHASTAFFSTGRSTFEMSVKYTNEYYNEENSSSFDGEPFCPTDHSTFKTAVKYTNEYYTEENCSSFDGEPFCPTDHSTFKMAVKTMNEYYDEDENLGLCVYEVEGVQDDYGNHAGAGNDVTRVCGDLINGDDVEGGTPYAKYDDCGGGDHNYGDHGGAGNNDDTGVCGDYYDDAAGGFDNGYYDGDAGNGADDWW; from the exons ATGGGGAAGAAGAAGGACCACTACGAGGTCCTGGGCGTGCCCAAGGCGGCCACCGCCGGCGACATCAACGAGGCGTACCACAAGCGGACCGCGCTCAAGCGGAAGGCGGCGGAGCGGGGGTTCGATCGCCTCACCACGGCCCACAAG GTTCTCAGTGACCCGCTGAGGCGCCCGCTCTACGACGTGCACCTGCGCGCCGAGGAGAAGCTCATGGGGaaggcgccgccgccggccgcatCCACGGGTGTAGCACTGGGCAGGGTGGTACGTACATGCCGGAAGAGCGCAGCTTTGGGCAGGGAGGTTGCGGTTGCGGGCACCGGCGGCAGGCAAAATACAGACCGGACGTGCGGAGGCGCCAAGCGTGCGGGCCTTCGAAGCTCAACGGGGAAGGCCGGCAGGAACGGCAAGCGCTCGCGATGCCTAACGGACGGCGGGACATACGCCGGCTTAGGAGGTGCGACGGGAGCACACGCGTCGACTGCGTTCTTTTCCACCGGCCGTAGCACCTTTGAGATG TCCGTCAAGTATACGAATGAGTACTACAATGAGGAGAACAGTTCATCCTTCGACGGCGAGCCATTCTGCCCCACCGACCATAGCACCTTCAAGACG GCCGTGAAATATACGAATGAGTACTACACTGAGGAGAACTGTTCATCATTCGACGGCGAGCCATTCTGCCCCACCGACCATAGCACCTTCAAGATG GCCGTGAAGACCATGAATGAGTACTACGATGAGGATGAGAACCTTGGGTTGTGCGTGTACGAGGTAGAAGGCGTGCAGGATGACTATGGCAACCATGCCGGGGCTGGCAATGATGTTACCAGGGTTTGTGGTGACCTCATCAACGGTGATGACGTGGAAGGGGGCACCCCGTATGCAAAATACGATGATTGCGGTGGTGGTGATCACAACTATGGCGACCATGGCGGGGCTGGCAATAATGATGATACCGGGGTTTGTGGTGACTACTACGACGACGCTGCGGGGGGCTTTGACAATGGCTACTACGACGGTGACGCTGGGAATGGAGCTGATGACTGGTGGTAG